Proteins encoded within one genomic window of Clupea harengus chromosome 10, Ch_v2.0.2, whole genome shotgun sequence:
- the shroom2a gene encoding protein Shroom2 isoform X6 — METIDHRIENQFVGRDPNHLLEPEGSYSLDQRNIDGEGWRLVDVLLTGGAPWGFTLRGGEEHHEPLLITKVEEGSKAAAVRLQAGDELVNINDVPLSGYRQEAICLVKGSHKTLTLVVKRKMKLVDIVAQKMPSESDVHVARSFLTKILRSSMRKNRFKGRNEPVSRPHSWHSTKFIEGQSETSKAQPTPSPVWQTRYDASSSSTDLSTGWDQTNLRRVSDQFSSLGSMDSLEHASHPYPPGRLSPGKSNNNSVEHIGGGKRDSAYSSFSTSSGTPDYTLSNSNTASTENMLYKVSQWDPSNRHSNGRHSLGEGGRQDERPGYLQLPSGTGGGEAPRIEEQPGSRHSSSSRTNSGPVWHVPDKRKPPAPSPPPPPPPTRSDSFAVTKVHEKGLVITYSEGPGAHAQLKSQGKGLDYQGSERGPEGRRSYNPSKNDIVSPYISGEGYSQPQLNPNKTYSFSSTDVRVGLPPSHAPYHQRQYSDESTFHAQAKAISAPRAQNISGYYSSMQELPTNNRSQFYNQNQEKTPSTSLSTNAIDQNADNGGGHSRYYCVTSRQPLQSVSQASIAKVEDWKAFSSQEMTQGGGERNSVSAQGVSKTKYPPPPVLQYNLNSRDSNGQSRQGDNQYSSINPSSALEVSKVTLSVEQRPSQRRSSGPITEPHYMSYPPSKQSEQRRVSGPLQPKEPSQEPWQPQGQSKICPQKTPMLHSLSKENPEQDDGLGAAGSGADGAKEAMEIVNGKQVRRADRFATTLRSEIQMKRAQLQKSRSAATLSSTEEAEETPDNFPTSADGSSFTSSYKDHLKEAQARVLKATSFRRRDLEPVLLEHPESQLPVLPTTTAVNRKEGAPLPSVSEVPQTKPVSAGGQVSRIGGRKRIPAEKKVRSFSEPDKINEVGVDEDPCPPDSAASLVDRRKFFEATGKPAFPKPLPKQPQQHASDDRRVTRPGGMPQLGQTDDATERKSSGTPLECHSMEGQDDLSSAQGLENQRLGTFAEYEATWNIQRKPPESKPSGRYHSADNILDPAVEERSKPPCVHERSRSSPSADFYGQNIPVRGRTSAEYRQPESELTELPRSGLSRIFFSSSFNSECSQWFFVPDRDLEVLKKKEEEEEGQEEPKQKPEPVLPPPPQPSHGAPALAKPTMEGQRSPSPQFSPQRLTDKPPVSLQDEAPGRMENVTENNSAVRKVPIKIVHTESDTEKESRQYLHPHSLGGGGGGGGGGGGGGGGSEAPQAPTGPGATHLTSLAGPEQSYSVFCAYSRQQRVLGPEPKSSDMGAQRGPSEPKGETHKGPLGEHRPSEAPPVDSRHVPHPSNNGVSSVSTRLRSAEDEKREELARDIIDKDKSLADILDQSKRKTTMDLMEGLFPQGEQLLEGAHQRRKAAPKQASPRSAEERKEEASTMAAAVALATSSTYYSTSAPKAELLNKMKDMQQEESEEHDSEEELDHDLADKKHELIDSLSRKLQVLREARESLQEDMEDNNALGQEVEATVQQVCKPNELDKFRMFVGDLDKVVSLLLSLSARLARVENALNTLEEDASPEERRILTDKRKLLIRQHEDAKELKENLDRRERVVYDILASYLDEESLADYEHFVKMKSALIIEQRKLEDKIKLGDEQLKCLTDSLPLDQRLTLGADI; from the exons GAAAATGAAACTGGTGGATATTGTAGCACAGAAAATGCCATCAGAGAGTGACGTGCATGTGGCCAGGAGCTTTCTCACGAAGATTTTGCGAAGTTCCATGAG AAAGAATCGCTTCAAAGG GAGGAATGAACCTGTAAGCAGGCCTCACTCCTGGCACTCAACCAAGTTCATCGAGGGCCAATCAGAAACGTCCAAGGCACAGCCTACACCCTCGCCAGTCTGGCAAACAAGATATGATGCAAG TTCATCCTCAACCGACCTCTCAACTGGCTGGGATCAGACAAACTTGCGTCGAGTGTCTGACCAGTTCAGTTCTCTGGGCAGCATGGACAGCTTAGAGCACGCCTCCCACCCTTACCCACCCGGGCGTCTGTCTCCAGGCAAgtccaacaacaacagtgtggAGCACATTGGAGGTGGCAAGCGGGATTCAGCTTATAGCTCTTTTTCCACTAGCTCCGGCACCCCAGATTATACCCTGTCTAACAGTAACACAGCCTCCACTGAAAACATGCTTTACAAGGTGAGCCAGTGGGACCCGAGCAATAGGCACAGCAATGGAAGACACAGTCTTGGTGAGGGAGGGCGACAGGATGAGCGTCCGGGGTACCTGCAGTTGCCTTCAGGCACCGGAGGCGGTGAGGCTCCCAGGATTGAGGAGCAGCCAGGCTCTCGGCACTCAAGCTCCAGTAGAACCAACTCCGGACCCGTATGGCATGTGCCAGACAAGAGGAAGCCgcctgccccctcccctccaccgcCACCGCCCCCAACACGCAGCGACAGCTTCGCTGTGACCAAGGTCCATGAGAAGGGGCTGGTGATCACCTACTCAGAGGGGCCAGGTGCTCATGCCCAGTTGAAATCTCAGGGCAAAGGTTTGGACTATCAAGGTAGCGAGAGGGGTCCAGAGGGTCGGCGTAGTTATAATCCAAGTAAAAATGACATTGTCAGTCCTTACATTTCAGGAGAGGGCTATAGCCAGCCCCAGTTGAACCCCAACAAGACATACTCTTTCTCAAGCACTGATGTGCGAGTTGGTCTCCCACCTTCCCACGCGCCCTACCATCAACGACAGTACAGTGATGAGAGCACTTTCCACGCCCAGGCCAAGGCCATATCAGCACCCAGAGCTCAGAACATCAGTGGTTACTACAGCAGCATGCAAGAGCTGCCCACCAACAACCGCTCTCAGTTCTACAACCAGAACCAGGAAAAGACACCAAGCACTTCTTTATCCACAAACGCCATAGATCAGAACGCCGACAATGGAGGGGGCCACAGCCGGTACTACTGCGTCACTTCAAGACAGCCCCTGCAGTCAGTGTCCCAGGCCTCCATAGCAAAAGTGGAGGACTGGAAAGCCTTTTCTAGTCAAGAGATGACACAAGGCGGAGGGGAGAGGAATTCTGTTAGTGCTCAAGGGGTTAGTAAAACCAAGTATCCTCCACCTCCGGTACTTCAGTACAACCTAAACAGTAGAGACAGTAATGGACAGTCCAGGCAAGGGGATAACCAGTACTCCTCCATCAACCCTTCCAGTGCACTAGAAGTATCAAAAGTAACGCTAAGTGTTGAACAGAGGCCAAGTCAGAGGAGGAGCAGCGGACCCATCACAGAGCCGCACTACATGAGCTATCCCCCTAGTAAGCAAAGTGAACAAAGGAGGGTTTCTGGCCCTCTGCAGCCAAAGGAACCATCCCAGGAACCTTGGCAGCCCCAGGGGCAGAGTAAGATATGCCCACAGAAGACGCCCATGCTGCACTCTCTTTCCAAAGAAAACCCTGAGCAGGATGATGGTCTTGGAGCAGCTGGcagtggagctgatggagcaAAAGAAGCTATGGAGATTGTAAATGGCAAGCAAGTGCGACGCGCTGATCGATTCGCCACCACACTGCGCAGCGAGATCCAGATGAAGAGAGCCCAGCTGCAGAAGAGCAGGAGCGCTGCCACCCTGAGCTCCActgaggaggcggaggagacGCCGGACAACTTCCCCACTTCAGCTGATGGGTCCTCCTTCACAAGCTCCTATAAGGACCATCTGAAAGAGGCACAGGCCCGTGTCCTAAAGGCCACCTCTTTCAGGAGGAGAGACTTGGAACCTGTCTTGCTTGAGCATCCTGAGAGCCAGCTGCCAGTTCTCCCCACCACAACAGCCGTTAATCGTAAAGAGGGAGCCCCCCTGCCCAGTGTCTCTGAGGTCCCACAGACTAAACCTGTGTCCGCTGGCGGCCAGGTATCTCGCATCGGGGGGCGGAAGCGCATTCCTGCCGAAAAGAAGGTGCGGTCATTCTCCGAGCCAGACAAAATCAACGAGGTCGGAGTTGATGAGGACCCCTGCCCTCCAGACAGTGCTGCTTCTTTAGTGGACCGGCGCAAGTTCTTCGAAGCCACAGGAAAGCCAGCCTTTCCCAAACCACTTCCCAAGCAGCCACAGCAACATGCTTCTGATGACCGCAGGGTGACCAGGCCTGGTGGAATGCCACAGCTTGGGCAGACTGACGATGCCACCGAGAGAAAGAGTTCTGGAACTCCTCTAGAGTGCCATTCTATGGAGGGCCAGGATGACCTTAGTTCAGCCCAGGGACTGGAGAACCAGAGGCTGGGCACCTTTGCAGAATATGAGGCCACATGGAACATCCAGCGAAAACCCCCAGAGTCAAAGCCCTCGGGAAGGTATCATTCTGCCGACAACATCTTGGACCCagctgtggaggagagaagtAAACCACCCTGTGTTCATGAGAGATCAAGGTCCTCCCCTTCTGCTGACTTCTATGGACAG AACATCCCAGTGCGAGGAAGGACGTCTGCGGAGTACAGACAGCCAGAGAGCGAGCTCACAGAGCTACCGAGGTCTGGCCTGAG TCgtattttcttttcatcttcatTCAACTCGGAGTGCAGCCAGTGGTTCTTTGTGCCTGACAG GGATCTGGAAGTgctgaagaagaaagaggaggaggaggagggccagGAGGAGCCGAAGCAGAAGCCGGAGCCTGTGCTGCCCCCGCCCCCACAGCCCTCCCACGGGGCCCCGGCACTGGCCAAGCCCACCATGGAGGGCCAGCGCTCGCCCTCGCCCCAGTTCTCTCCCCAGAGACTGACCGACAAGCCCCCCGTCTCCCTGCAGGATGAAGCCCCTGGAAG gaTGGAGAATGTGACGGAGAACAACAGCGCTGTCAGGAAAGTGCCCATCAAGATCGTCCACACCGAGAGCGACACGGAGAAGGAGAGCAGGCAGTACCTCCACCCACACAGCctaggtggtggaggtggaggtggaggaggaggaggtggtggaggcggAGGCAGCGAGGCTCCTCAAGCTCCTACGGGCCCCGGGGCGACTCACCTTACCAGCCTGGCTGGCCCAGAGCAGTCCTATTCAGTCTTCTGTGCCTACTCACGACAGCAGAGGGTCCTGGGGCCCGAGCCCAAGTCCTCGGACATGGGGGCCCAGCGGGGGCCATCAGAGCCCAAGGGAGAGACGCACAAGGGGCCCCTGGGCGAGCACAGGCCCTCGGAGGCCCCGCCGGTGGACTCCCGCCACGTCCCTCACCCCAGCAACAACGGCGTCTCGTCCGTCAGCACCCGGCTGCGGTCGGCGGAGgacgagaagagagaggagctggcGAGGGACATCATCGACAAGGACAAGTCTCTGGCCGACATCCTGGACCAGAGCAAAAGGAAGACCACCATGGACCTGATGGAGGGGCTCTTCCCCCAGGGAGAGCAGCTTCTGGAGGGAGCCCACCAGCGCAGGAAGGCTGCTCCCAAGCAGGCCTCTCCCCGAAGTGCAGAGGAAAG GAAAGAGGAGGCGAGCACCATGGCAGCTGCTGTCGCCCTGGCGACCAGTTCCACCTACTACAGCACGTCGGCTCCCAAGGCGGAGCTCCTGAACAAGATGAAGGACatgcagcaggaggagagcgAGGAGCATGACTcggaggaggagctggaccaCGACCTGGCCGATAAGAAG CACGAGCTGATTGACAGCCTGAGCCGCAAGCTGCAGGTACTGCGGGAGGCGCGCGAGAGCCTGCAGGAGGACATGGAGGACAACAACGCGCTGGGCCAGGAGGTGGAGGCCACTGTGCAGCAGGTGTGCAAGCCCAACGAGCTGGACAAGTTCCGCATGTTCGTGGGCGACCTGGACAAGGTGGTGAGCCTGCTGCTGTCGCTCTCCGCACGGCTGGCCCGTGTGGAGAACGCCCTCAACACCCTGGAGGAGGACGCCTCGCCCGAGGAGAGG CGGATCCTGACTGACAAGCGCAAGCTGCTGATCCGCCAGCACGAGGATGccaaggagctgaaggagaaccTGGACCGGCGCGAGCGCGTGGTCTACGACATCCTGGCCAGCTACCTGGATGAGGAGAGCCTGGCCGACTACGAGCACTTTGTCAAGATGAAGTCGGCCCTCATCATCGAGCAGCGCAAGCTGGAGGACAAGATCAAACTGGGCGACGAGCAGCTCAAGTGTCTGACGGACAGCCTGCCGCTGGACCAGAGGCTGACCCTCGGAGCAGACATCTAG
- the shroom2a gene encoding protein Shroom2 isoform X5 has translation METIDHRIENQFVGRDPNHLLEPEGSYSLDQRNIDGEGWRLVDVLLTGGAPWGFTLRGGEEHHEPLLITKVEEGSKAAAVRLQAGDELVNINDVPLSGYRQEAICLVKGSHKTLTLVVKRKMKLVDIVAQKMPSESDVHVARSFLTKILRSSMRKNRFKGRNEPVSRPHSWHSTKFIEGQSETSKAQPTPSPVWQTRYDASSSSTDLSTGWDQTNLRRVSDQFSSLGSMDSLEHASHPYPPGRLSPGKSNNNSVEHIGGGKRDSAYSSFSTSSGTPDYTLSNSNTASTENMLYKVSQWDPSNRHSNGRHSLGEGGRQDERPGYLQLPSGTGGGEAPRIEEQPGSRHSSSSRTNSGPVWHVPDKRKPPAPSPPPPPPPTRSDSFAVTKVHEKGLVITYSEGPGAHAQLKSQGKGLDYQGSERGPEGRRSYNPSKNDIVSPYISGEGYSQPQLNPNKTYSFSSTDVRVGLPPSHAPYHQRQYSDESTFHAQAKAISAPRAQNISGYYSSMQELPTNNRSQFYNQNQEKTPSTSLSTNAIDQNADNGGGHSRYYCVTSRQPLQSVSQASIAKVEDWKAFSSQEMTQGGGERNSVSAQGVSKTKYPPPPVLQYNLNSRDSNGQSRQGDNQYSSINPSSALEVSKVTLSVEQRPSQRRSSGPITEPHYMSYPPSKQSEQRRVSGPLQPKEPSQEPWQPQGQSKICPQKTPMLHSLSKENPEQDDGLGAAGSGADGAKEAMEIVNGKQVRRADRFATTLRSEIQMKRAQLQKSRSAATLSSTEEAEETPDNFPTSADGSSFTSSYKDHLKEAQARVLKATSFRRRDLEPVLLEHPESQLPVLPTTTAVNRKEGAPLPSVSEVPQTKPVSAGGQVSRIGGRKRIPAEKKVRSFSEPDKINEVGVDEDPCPPDSAASLVDRRKFFEATGKPAFPKPLPKQPQQHASDDRRVTRPGGMPQLGQTDDATERKSSGTPLECHSMEGQDDLSSAQGLENQRLGTFAEYEATWNIQRKPPESKPSGRYHSADNILDPAVEERSKPPCVHERSRSSPSADFYGQNIPVRGRTSAEYRQPESELTELPRSGLRLSDRGHSEFCVKEKPVEPNQFPELPPPSPPPPPPPPPLVPLENPDILAWDAPLPPPPSPPPPALLPDPVDPALCHFHLHPHPDPQWKRQPLPRPDRDLEVLKKKEEEEEGQEEPKQKPEPVLPPPPQPSHGAPALAKPTMEGQRSPSPQFSPQRLTDKPPVSLQDEAPGRMENVTENNSAVRKVPIKIVHTESDTEKESRQYLHPHSLGGGGGGGGGGGGGGGGSEAPQAPTGPGATHLTSLAGPEQSYSVFCAYSRQQRVLGPEPKSSDMGAQRGPSEPKGETHKGPLGEHRPSEAPPVDSRHVPHPSNNGVSSVSTRLRSAEDEKREELARDIIDKDKSLADILDQSKRKTTMDLMEGLFPQGEQLLEGAHQRRKAAPKQASPRSAEERKEEASTMAAAVALATSSTYYSTSAPKAELLNKMKDMQQEESEEHDSEEELDHDLADKKHELIDSLSRKLQVLREARESLQEDMEDNNALGQEVEATVQQVCKPNELDKFRMFVGDLDKVVSLLLSLSARLARVENALNTLEEDASPEERRILTDKRKLLIRQHEDAKELKENLDRRERVVYDILASYLDEESLADYEHFVKMKSALIIEQRKLEDKIKLGDEQLKCLTDSLPLDQRLTLGADI, from the exons GAAAATGAAACTGGTGGATATTGTAGCACAGAAAATGCCATCAGAGAGTGACGTGCATGTGGCCAGGAGCTTTCTCACGAAGATTTTGCGAAGTTCCATGAG AAAGAATCGCTTCAAAGG GAGGAATGAACCTGTAAGCAGGCCTCACTCCTGGCACTCAACCAAGTTCATCGAGGGCCAATCAGAAACGTCCAAGGCACAGCCTACACCCTCGCCAGTCTGGCAAACAAGATATGATGCAAG TTCATCCTCAACCGACCTCTCAACTGGCTGGGATCAGACAAACTTGCGTCGAGTGTCTGACCAGTTCAGTTCTCTGGGCAGCATGGACAGCTTAGAGCACGCCTCCCACCCTTACCCACCCGGGCGTCTGTCTCCAGGCAAgtccaacaacaacagtgtggAGCACATTGGAGGTGGCAAGCGGGATTCAGCTTATAGCTCTTTTTCCACTAGCTCCGGCACCCCAGATTATACCCTGTCTAACAGTAACACAGCCTCCACTGAAAACATGCTTTACAAGGTGAGCCAGTGGGACCCGAGCAATAGGCACAGCAATGGAAGACACAGTCTTGGTGAGGGAGGGCGACAGGATGAGCGTCCGGGGTACCTGCAGTTGCCTTCAGGCACCGGAGGCGGTGAGGCTCCCAGGATTGAGGAGCAGCCAGGCTCTCGGCACTCAAGCTCCAGTAGAACCAACTCCGGACCCGTATGGCATGTGCCAGACAAGAGGAAGCCgcctgccccctcccctccaccgcCACCGCCCCCAACACGCAGCGACAGCTTCGCTGTGACCAAGGTCCATGAGAAGGGGCTGGTGATCACCTACTCAGAGGGGCCAGGTGCTCATGCCCAGTTGAAATCTCAGGGCAAAGGTTTGGACTATCAAGGTAGCGAGAGGGGTCCAGAGGGTCGGCGTAGTTATAATCCAAGTAAAAATGACATTGTCAGTCCTTACATTTCAGGAGAGGGCTATAGCCAGCCCCAGTTGAACCCCAACAAGACATACTCTTTCTCAAGCACTGATGTGCGAGTTGGTCTCCCACCTTCCCACGCGCCCTACCATCAACGACAGTACAGTGATGAGAGCACTTTCCACGCCCAGGCCAAGGCCATATCAGCACCCAGAGCTCAGAACATCAGTGGTTACTACAGCAGCATGCAAGAGCTGCCCACCAACAACCGCTCTCAGTTCTACAACCAGAACCAGGAAAAGACACCAAGCACTTCTTTATCCACAAACGCCATAGATCAGAACGCCGACAATGGAGGGGGCCACAGCCGGTACTACTGCGTCACTTCAAGACAGCCCCTGCAGTCAGTGTCCCAGGCCTCCATAGCAAAAGTGGAGGACTGGAAAGCCTTTTCTAGTCAAGAGATGACACAAGGCGGAGGGGAGAGGAATTCTGTTAGTGCTCAAGGGGTTAGTAAAACCAAGTATCCTCCACCTCCGGTACTTCAGTACAACCTAAACAGTAGAGACAGTAATGGACAGTCCAGGCAAGGGGATAACCAGTACTCCTCCATCAACCCTTCCAGTGCACTAGAAGTATCAAAAGTAACGCTAAGTGTTGAACAGAGGCCAAGTCAGAGGAGGAGCAGCGGACCCATCACAGAGCCGCACTACATGAGCTATCCCCCTAGTAAGCAAAGTGAACAAAGGAGGGTTTCTGGCCCTCTGCAGCCAAAGGAACCATCCCAGGAACCTTGGCAGCCCCAGGGGCAGAGTAAGATATGCCCACAGAAGACGCCCATGCTGCACTCTCTTTCCAAAGAAAACCCTGAGCAGGATGATGGTCTTGGAGCAGCTGGcagtggagctgatggagcaAAAGAAGCTATGGAGATTGTAAATGGCAAGCAAGTGCGACGCGCTGATCGATTCGCCACCACACTGCGCAGCGAGATCCAGATGAAGAGAGCCCAGCTGCAGAAGAGCAGGAGCGCTGCCACCCTGAGCTCCActgaggaggcggaggagacGCCGGACAACTTCCCCACTTCAGCTGATGGGTCCTCCTTCACAAGCTCCTATAAGGACCATCTGAAAGAGGCACAGGCCCGTGTCCTAAAGGCCACCTCTTTCAGGAGGAGAGACTTGGAACCTGTCTTGCTTGAGCATCCTGAGAGCCAGCTGCCAGTTCTCCCCACCACAACAGCCGTTAATCGTAAAGAGGGAGCCCCCCTGCCCAGTGTCTCTGAGGTCCCACAGACTAAACCTGTGTCCGCTGGCGGCCAGGTATCTCGCATCGGGGGGCGGAAGCGCATTCCTGCCGAAAAGAAGGTGCGGTCATTCTCCGAGCCAGACAAAATCAACGAGGTCGGAGTTGATGAGGACCCCTGCCCTCCAGACAGTGCTGCTTCTTTAGTGGACCGGCGCAAGTTCTTCGAAGCCACAGGAAAGCCAGCCTTTCCCAAACCACTTCCCAAGCAGCCACAGCAACATGCTTCTGATGACCGCAGGGTGACCAGGCCTGGTGGAATGCCACAGCTTGGGCAGACTGACGATGCCACCGAGAGAAAGAGTTCTGGAACTCCTCTAGAGTGCCATTCTATGGAGGGCCAGGATGACCTTAGTTCAGCCCAGGGACTGGAGAACCAGAGGCTGGGCACCTTTGCAGAATATGAGGCCACATGGAACATCCAGCGAAAACCCCCAGAGTCAAAGCCCTCGGGAAGGTATCATTCTGCCGACAACATCTTGGACCCagctgtggaggagagaagtAAACCACCCTGTGTTCATGAGAGATCAAGGTCCTCCCCTTCTGCTGACTTCTATGGACAG AACATCCCAGTGCGAGGAAGGACGTCTGCGGAGTACAGACAGCCAGAGAGCGAGCTCACAGAGCTACCGAGGTCTGGCCTGAG GTTGTCTGACAGAGGACATAGTGAGTTCTGCGTGAAAGAGAAGCCAGTAGAACCCAACCAGTTCCCAGAGCtgccccctccttctcctccaccacctcctcctcctccacccctagTGCCTTTGGAGAACCCCGACATCCTAGCCTGGgatgctcctctccctcctcctcctagtCCTCCTCCGCCTGCACTCCTCCCTGACCCAGTCGACCCTGCACTGTGTCACTTCCACCTGCACCCCCATCCTGATCCCCAGTGGAAGAGACAACCACTGCCCCGCCCAGACAG GGATCTGGAAGTgctgaagaagaaagaggaggaggaggagggccagGAGGAGCCGAAGCAGAAGCCGGAGCCTGTGCTGCCCCCGCCCCCACAGCCCTCCCACGGGGCCCCGGCACTGGCCAAGCCCACCATGGAGGGCCAGCGCTCGCCCTCGCCCCAGTTCTCTCCCCAGAGACTGACCGACAAGCCCCCCGTCTCCCTGCAGGATGAAGCCCCTGGAAG gaTGGAGAATGTGACGGAGAACAACAGCGCTGTCAGGAAAGTGCCCATCAAGATCGTCCACACCGAGAGCGACACGGAGAAGGAGAGCAGGCAGTACCTCCACCCACACAGCctaggtggtggaggtggaggtggaggaggaggaggtggtggaggcggAGGCAGCGAGGCTCCTCAAGCTCCTACGGGCCCCGGGGCGACTCACCTTACCAGCCTGGCTGGCCCAGAGCAGTCCTATTCAGTCTTCTGTGCCTACTCACGACAGCAGAGGGTCCTGGGGCCCGAGCCCAAGTCCTCGGACATGGGGGCCCAGCGGGGGCCATCAGAGCCCAAGGGAGAGACGCACAAGGGGCCCCTGGGCGAGCACAGGCCCTCGGAGGCCCCGCCGGTGGACTCCCGCCACGTCCCTCACCCCAGCAACAACGGCGTCTCGTCCGTCAGCACCCGGCTGCGGTCGGCGGAGgacgagaagagagaggagctggcGAGGGACATCATCGACAAGGACAAGTCTCTGGCCGACATCCTGGACCAGAGCAAAAGGAAGACCACCATGGACCTGATGGAGGGGCTCTTCCCCCAGGGAGAGCAGCTTCTGGAGGGAGCCCACCAGCGCAGGAAGGCTGCTCCCAAGCAGGCCTCTCCCCGAAGTGCAGAGGAAAG GAAAGAGGAGGCGAGCACCATGGCAGCTGCTGTCGCCCTGGCGACCAGTTCCACCTACTACAGCACGTCGGCTCCCAAGGCGGAGCTCCTGAACAAGATGAAGGACatgcagcaggaggagagcgAGGAGCATGACTcggaggaggagctggaccaCGACCTGGCCGATAAGAAG CACGAGCTGATTGACAGCCTGAGCCGCAAGCTGCAGGTACTGCGGGAGGCGCGCGAGAGCCTGCAGGAGGACATGGAGGACAACAACGCGCTGGGCCAGGAGGTGGAGGCCACTGTGCAGCAGGTGTGCAAGCCCAACGAGCTGGACAAGTTCCGCATGTTCGTGGGCGACCTGGACAAGGTGGTGAGCCTGCTGCTGTCGCTCTCCGCACGGCTGGCCCGTGTGGAGAACGCCCTCAACACCCTGGAGGAGGACGCCTCGCCCGAGGAGAGG CGGATCCTGACTGACAAGCGCAAGCTGCTGATCCGCCAGCACGAGGATGccaaggagctgaaggagaaccTGGACCGGCGCGAGCGCGTGGTCTACGACATCCTGGCCAGCTACCTGGATGAGGAGAGCCTGGCCGACTACGAGCACTTTGTCAAGATGAAGTCGGCCCTCATCATCGAGCAGCGCAAGCTGGAGGACAAGATCAAACTGGGCGACGAGCAGCTCAAGTGTCTGACGGACAGCCTGCCGCTGGACCAGAGGCTGACCCTCGGAGCAGACATCTAG